The following are encoded together in the Humulus lupulus chromosome 5, drHumLupu1.1, whole genome shotgun sequence genome:
- the LOC133834179 gene encoding cytochrome P450 89A2-like, which produces MEVSGGGWWWLSLIIIPLFLLKFISRRSPTLPPGPFILPIIGTILSLRTSISDLELILRNLHVKYGPIVSLRIGSRPAVFIADHHLAHQALIHNGAIFADRPSALSTTKIFNSNQLNISSVRYGPTWRLLRRNITSEILHPSRVKSYSRARKWVLDILLKRLESDAQSAADGVRVMDHFVYAVFCLLVLMCFGDKLEESKIKEIETVQRRMLLSFSRFNIHYFWPCLAKTLFRKRWREFLQLRHDQREVLVPLINSRKKVEEAKVSTCDDDDDFVLCYVDTLLGLELPEEKRKLEIGDMVSLSSEFLNAGTDTTSTALQWIMANLVKHPQIQGKLYEEIKGVVGNDDGRRVEIEEEDLQKMPYLKALILEGLRRHPPSHFVVPHAVSEDVVVGGHVVPKKGSVNFMVAEMGWDPKVWEDPMAFKPERFLVGDDSKVEFDITGNREIKMMPFGAGRRICPAYGLAMLHLEYFVANLVWKFEWNKVGEVDLSEAQEFTVVMKNPLHARLTPRH; this is translated from the coding sequence ATGGAAGTCAGTGGCGGTGGTTGGTGGTGGCTCAGCCTCATCATTATCCCTCTCTTCCTTCTCAAATTCATTTCCAGAAGAAGCCCAACCCTCCCTCCGGGACCCTTCATCCTTCCCATAATCGGCACCATCTTATCCCTCCGCACATCCATCTCCGACCTCGAGCTCATCCTCCGCAACCTCCACGTCAAGTACGGCCCCATTGTCTCTCTCCGCATCGGCTCCCGCCCCGCTGTATTCATCGCCGACCATCACCTTGCCCACCAAGCCCTCATCCACAACGGCGCCATATTCGCTGACCGCCCTTCCGCTCTCTCCACCACAAAAATCTTCAACAGCAACCAGCTTAACATCAGCTCCGTCAGGTACGGCCCAACCTGGCGCCTCCTCCGCCGCAACATCACTTCCGAGATCCTCCACCCTTCGCGGGTCAAGTCCTATTCCCGCGCTCGCAAATGGGTTCTCGATATTCTCCTCAAACGCCTGGAATCCGATGCTCAAAGCGCCGCCGATGGTGTCCGCGTAATGGATCACTTCGTGTACGCCGTGTTTTGCCTCTTGGTCTTGATGTGCTTCGGTGACAAGCTTGAGGAGTCGAAGATCAAAGAAATCGAGACCGTCCAACGTCGAATGCTGCTGTCCTTCTCACGCTTCAACATACACTATTTCTGGCCCTGTCTGGCCAAAACTCTTTTCAGAAAGCGGTGGCGGGAGTTCTTGCAGCTCCGCCATGACCAACGTGAGGTTTTGGTGCCCCTCATCAATTCCCGGAAGAAGGTTGAGGAAGCCAAGGTTTCTAcctgtgatgatgatgatgatttcgTGCTTTGCTATGTGGATACTTTACTGGGTCTGGAGCTACCAGAGGAGAAGAGGAAGCTTGAAATCGGGGATATGGTGAGCTTGAGCTCCGAGTTTCTGAACGCTGGCACTGATACCACCTCCACGGCACTGCAGTGGATCATGGCCAATTTAGTGAAACATCCCCAGATTCAGGGAAAGCTGTATGAGGAGATAAAAGGGGTAGTAGGAAATGATGATGGAAGAAGAGTGGAGATTGAAGAAGAGGATTTGCAGAAGATGCCTTATTTGAAAGCTTTGATTTTAGAAGGGCTGAGGCGCCACCCGCCGTCGCACTTTGTGGTGCCGCACGCAGTGAGTGAGGATGTTGTGGTGGGTGGACACGTGGTGCCGAAGAAGGGAAGCGTTAACTTCATGGTGGCGGAGATGGGATGGGACCCCAAGGTGTGGGAGGATCCCATGGCGTTCAAGCCGGAGAGGTTTCTGGTTGGTGATGATAGTAAGGTTGAGTTTGATATAACTGGGAATAGGGAGATAAAGATGATGCCTTTTGGTGCAGGGAGGAGGATATGCCCTGCCTACGGTCTGGCCATGCTTCATTTGGAGTATTTTGTGGCCAATTTGGTTTGGAAGTTTGAGTGGAATAAGGTTGGTGAAGTTGATTTGTCCGAGGCACAGGAGTTCACCGTCGTCATGAAAAATCCATTGCATGCGCGCTTGACTCCCAGGCACTAG